The genomic region TCTACCCGGCATTATGGCGGCCATCCACGGATGGCCGTTTTTATGTGAGCGGTTGCAACTAAACTTTTGAAATTGTTTCAAAGTCGCCAAATGGGCTACCTTGATGTAGAAAACGGACCCTGAGTCGCCCACGAACTCACCCTCTTTGCGGCGAAAGGAGACGCTATGATTTTTCCGGTACTCGAAGGTCTCAAGCTGCACAAGGTGCTGGTACGCACCGTCAAGGAATTCGTCGATGACGAGATGCCTACCTACGCCTCGGCATTGGCCTACCAGATGCTGTTCTCGTTGTTTCCCTTCCTGCTGTTCCTCATTGCCCTGATCGGTTTCCTGCACCTGCCGGACTTCTTTACCTGGCTGCGCCTGCAATCGGAACTGGTGTTGCCGCCCCAGGCGCTGGAGCAGGTCAACCCGGTGATCGACCAGTTGCAGCAGTCCAAGGGCGGCCTGCTTTCGGTGGGTATCGTCATCGCGCTGTGGACCGCCTCTGCAGGCGTACGCCTGATGATGAGTGCGATGAACGCGGCCTACGACGTGGTCGAGGGGCGGCCGATCTGGAAGCGCTTCCCTCTGTCGATTTTCTACACCGTGGGTATCGCCGGCATGTTGCTGGCCGCCGCGGCGTTGATGGTGCTTGGCCCGCAGGTCATGGAGTGGCTCGCAGGGCAGATCGGCATGCAGGAATTCGTCGTCACCCTGTGGACTAT from Pseudomonas synxantha harbors:
- a CDS encoding YihY/virulence factor BrkB family protein, with amino-acid sequence MIFPVLEGLKLHKVLVRTVKEFVDDEMPTYASALAYQMLFSLFPFLLFLIALIGFLHLPDFFTWLRLQSELVLPPQALEQVNPVIDQLQQSKGGLLSVGIVIALWTASAGVRLMMSAMNAAYDVVEGRPIWKRFPLSIFYTVGIAGMLLAAAALMVLGPQVMEWLAGQIGMQEFVVTLWTILRWPLIVILLMFAVALMYYVMPDVEQEFRFITPGSVLAVVVWIVASLGFGYYVKTFADYNAMYGSIGAIIVLLLYFYISAAVLLLGAEMNAVIEHMSAEGKDPGEKEFDEPSHTSEKQHVSGLGRDHSKPTPDEVPER